The Thermomonospora amylolytica sequence ACAACCACGGCATGGACTACGGCGAGTCCGGGCTGCGCGACTCGCTGGCCGCGGTGAAGCAGGCGAACTTCCCGGTGGTGGGGATCGGCGGCAACGCCGCGGAGGCGTACCGGCCCTACAGCACGACGATCAAGGGCACCAAGGTCGCGATCATCGGGGCGACCCAGGTGCTCGACGACCACCTGATCGAGGCGTGGACCGCCACCGACACCAAGGCGGGCCTGGCCTCGGCCAAGAACGCGCCCCGCCTGGTGCAGGAGGTCCAGCGCGCCCGCAAGGACCACGACGTGGTGATCGTGCACCTGCACTGGGGCCGCGAGCTGGAGCAGTGCGCCACCGACGTGCAAAAGCAGCTCGCCGACCAGCTCGTCACCGCCGGGGCCGACGCGGTGGTCGGCGGGCACGCGCACGTCCTGCAGGCCGGCGGCTACCTCAAGGGCAAGTACGTCCACTACGGGCTCGGCAACTTCGTCTTCTACAACTCCGGGCCGACCACCGGGCAGACCGGCGTGCTCACCCTGACGTTCACGCCCGACCCGAGCCGGCAGCGGGCCAAGGGGTCCAAGGTCACCACCGCCAAGTGGACCCCGGCGGTGATCAACGGGGGCGTCCCGCAACCGCTCACCGGGGCCGAGGCCGAGCAGGCCCGTAAGCGCTGGGAGGGCCTGCGTTCCTGCTCCAACGTCACCGCCGGGCCCGCGTAATCGTCAGGCGCGTCCTGGGCGTCCTGTCTGTTGGCTAGGCTTGGGCGACTTTCGTCTGCGGAGGTGAGAGCGGGTGCGACGGGCGAACGCCGCGACGGCGGCCCTGGTGGGGATCGCGCTGGCGGCCACGGCGTGCGGCGGCGGTGGCGGCGGCTCGAAGGCACAGGGCGGCACCCGCCCGTCGACCTCCGCCGCCCCGGCCGGAACCGGGACCCCGGCCCCGCCGGCCAAGCAGCCGATCACCC is a genomic window containing:
- a CDS encoding CapA family protein, with the translated sequence MKHRLRAVTTGAAASAVMTLAAGCGPLSHAIDEGTGYGREDALPVTVAFGGDVHFEGQLRSRLDANPDTVLEAIEPHLGNADLSMVNLETAVTTGGTPAPKQFVFRAPPTAFKALRAAGVDVASMANNHGMDYGESGLRDSLAAVKQANFPVVGIGGNAAEAYRPYSTTIKGTKVAIIGATQVLDDHLIEAWTATDTKAGLASAKNAPRLVQEVQRARKDHDVVIVHLHWGRELEQCATDVQKQLADQLVTAGADAVVGGHAHVLQAGGYLKGKYVHYGLGNFVFYNSGPTTGQTGVLTLTFTPDPSRQRAKGSKVTTAKWTPAVINGGVPQPLTGAEAEQARKRWEGLRSCSNVTAGPA